The Alkalidesulfovibrio alkalitolerans DSM 16529 nucleotide sequence CTTGTTGACAAACCCATCTTTCAGGCTGCTCAAAAAGCCCCAGATGCAAGGCGCAAGAAAAGTTCAAGGCCGACGCGTATTTGAAATACGCGAGGATTTGAACTTTTTGCAGCAACGCCGCAGATGGGACTTTTTCAGCAGCCTGGCTCGCCGCCAGGGAGGCGGCGCGTCGTGATCGAGGCCCTGTCCTTCGAGTTCATGCAAAACGCCCTGATCGCCGGGCTGCTCAGCGCCGTGGCCTGCGGCATGGTCGGCGCGCTGGTGGTCGTGGGCCGCATGGTCTTCCTGGCCGGAGGCATCGCCCACGCGGCCTACGGCGGCATCGGCCTGGCCTTCTTCATGCGCTGGCCCGTGATGCCCACGGCGCTCGCCTTCTCGCTCGCGGCCTCGGCCGCCATGGCGGCCGTGACCAAGGGCGGGCAGGCGCGCGCGGACACGGTCATCGGCGCCATCTGGGCCGTGGGCATGGCCGTGGGCATCATCCTGGTGGACCTCTCGCCCGGCTTCGCGGCCGACCTCATGTCCTACCTCTTCGGCTCCATCCTGGCCGTGTCGCGCCAGGACATCCTGTTCATGGCCGCGCTCGACGCGGTGCTGCTCGTGCTCACCGTGATCTTTTACCGCGACCTCCTGGCCATGTCCTTCGACGCCGAATACGCCCGCACGCGCGGCGTGCCAGTGACCTTCCTGCACTTCCTCCTGCCCGCCATGACGGCCGTGACCGTGGTCATGCTCATCCGCGTGGTGGGGCTCATCCTGGTCATCGCCCTGATCACCATCCCGCCCTATCTGGCCGAGCGCCACAGCCGCTCGCTGGCGGCCATGATGGCCTGGGCGGCCCTGTACGGCGCGCTGTTTTGCACCGTGGGCCTGTTCGCCTCCTACCACTTCAATCTGACCTCGGGCGCGACCATCATCAGCGTGGCCGCCGCGACCTTCCTGCTCGCCGCCGCCTTCGGCCGGGCGCGGGCCGCGCTGCGCGCGAGGCGATCATGACGGTCGAAGACACGCGCGCGGCGCTTCGCTCGGCCGGTCTTTCAGCCACGCCGCACCGCCTGTGGGTGCTCGCGCTGCTGGAGCATGCGGGCCGGGCACTCTCGGCCCCGGAAATCCTGGAGCGCGCCCAAAGCGAGCAGGCCATGAACAAGGTCACGCTCTACCGCATCCTGGACCTCTTGGCCGCAAAGGGCCTCGTGGCCAAGAGCCTGGGCCACGACCGGAGCGCCCTGTACTGCCTGGGCGAGCGTCGCACGGAGACGGCCCACGGCCACTTCCACTGCTCCGGCTGCGGCCGCGCCCTGTGCCTCGAAATCGGAGCGCCCGCGCTCGACCTCGCGGCCCTGCGCGCGTCCCTGCCCATGCGCCTGGACGAGATCTCGCTGAACCTGTTCGGCCGCTGCCCGGCCTGCCTCGAACACGACGCGCAGAGCAAAGCGGGCGAAGAACCCTAGACCATCGCTCTCGCGCGGCGGGCCGAGCGCGTTGCCTTGCGGGGACAAAAACCATACTTTGACCCCGTGATGCGAGAACCCTACACCCTCTCTTGGGTCACCCCGTCCCTGGCCGTGGGCTCGGCCCCCATGAACTACGACCAGCTCGACTCGCTCCGACGCCAGGGGATTCAGGCCATCATGAACCTCTGCGCCGAGTTCTGCGATCTGCACTGGATCGAGTCCGGCGAGGGCTTCGAGGTCTATTACCTGCCCATCGATGACGAGGAGGCCCCTGCCCTGGCCGAGCTCGAAAAGGCCCTGGACTGGCTGGACGAGGAGCTCTACCTGGGCCGCAAGGTGCTCATCCACTGCCGTCACGGCATCGGCCGCACCGGCACGGTGCTCAAGGCCTACCTGCTGCGCCGGGGACTGGGCCACAAGCTGGCCGACAGGCGCATCAAGGGGCTTCGCTCGCAGCCCGCGAACTTCGATCAATGGTGGTTCCTGCGCAAGTACGGCAAGACCCAGGGCCGCCTGAGCATCCGCGAACCCTCGCTCGAGCGCTCGCAGGCCGTGGACCTTTATCCCTTCCTGGCCGACTGGGAGCGCGTGGCCCGCACCGTGGACGCCCGCCTGGAAAGCGGCGGGCACGGCGAGCCCTGCGGCCAGGCCAACGACCATTGCTGCCGCGACCTCGTGCACATGGGGCTGGCCGGGGCAGTGTATCTGCACCATTTCGTGAGCATGACCTTCGGCCGCCGCGACCGCGAGGCGCTCCAGGCCCGCGCCCTCAAGGGCTGCCG carries:
- a CDS encoding metal ABC transporter permease, producing MIEALSFEFMQNALIAGLLSAVACGMVGALVVVGRMVFLAGGIAHAAYGGIGLAFFMRWPVMPTALAFSLAASAAMAAVTKGGQARADTVIGAIWAVGMAVGIILVDLSPGFAADLMSYLFGSILAVSRQDILFMAALDAVLLVLTVIFYRDLLAMSFDAEYARTRGVPVTFLHFLLPAMTAVTVVMLIRVVGLILVIALITIPPYLAERHSRSLAAMMAWAALYGALFCTVGLFASYHFNLTSGATIISVAAATFLLAAAFGRARAALRARRS
- a CDS encoding protein-tyrosine phosphatase family protein, which encodes MREPYTLSWVTPSLAVGSAPMNYDQLDSLRRQGIQAIMNLCAEFCDLHWIESGEGFEVYYLPIDDEEAPALAELEKALDWLDEELYLGRKVLIHCRHGIGRTGTVLKAYLLRRGLGHKLADRRIKGLRSQPANFDQWWFLRKYGKTQGRLSIREPSLERSQAVDLYPFLADWERVARTVDARLESGGHGEPCGQANDHCCRDLVHMGLAGAVYLHHFVSMTFGRRDREALQARALKGCRALREATRETGGATLGEAVAKAYRAKDILCPLSEMGECQALKQRPLACRLAGVSGELRNEVESWARRELNQCSAGLWLAFAGRMETGGPLRFPLPEVLAGKFVQTFFHRLAGM
- a CDS encoding Fur family transcriptional regulator, whose amino-acid sequence is MTVEDTRAALRSAGLSATPHRLWVLALLEHAGRALSAPEILERAQSEQAMNKVTLYRILDLLAAKGLVAKSLGHDRSALYCLGERRTETAHGHFHCSGCGRALCLEIGAPALDLAALRASLPMRLDEISLNLFGRCPACLEHDAQSKAGEEP